AGATGTGTATAAGAGACAGCTTCGGTGATCGAACCACCCCCCAGTTCCACATTTTGAGTTGCCAGAACACTGGCCACCCCGGTTACCGTAAGGCCATAGGCATCGAGCCGATTCTGGGATAGTTCTACTTTGATGATTTTATCCCGGCCACCCTGAACATTCGCCTGGGCAACCCCATTGACCTGCTCAAGCCGGGGCTGAATATAGTCTTCCGCATAGGCCTTAAGTTGTTCGGCACTCCGGTTCCCCCGGACTGCAATCCGCATGATGGGCATAGAATTAGGATCGAATCTAAAGATCTGGGGGGTACTTGCATCATCAGGAAGACTGTTTTTCACCCGATCAAGTTTATCCCGAATATCATTCACCGCCGTATCCAGATTAGTTCCATAATCGAATTCCAGCTCAATACGGCTACTTCCTTCCGATGAAGTGGATGTCATCTTCTTAAGCCCGCTTAAGTTAGTCAGAACCCCCTCCAGAACTCGGGTTACCGATTTTTCTACTGTTTCTGGCCCCGCCCCTTCGTAAGTAGTAGATACAAAGAGCATCGGCATCGATGTTTCAGGAAACAGTTCGATAGCCAGGTCCGTCAAGGTATATAATCCTACAATAGCAAGTAGGGCAAAAACCACCGCTACCAGAACAGGACGAGAAACTACATGTTTGGCCACACTCACGATTACTTTCCTCCTGTGCTAATATCCCGGATTACCGTTCCATCAGTAAGATTCTGGGCTCCTTCGGTAACAACCCGTTC
Above is a genomic segment from Thermanaerothrix sp. containing:
- a CDS encoding efflux RND transporter permease subunit; its protein translation is MSVAKHVVSRPVLVAVVFALLAIVGLYTLTDLAIELFPETSMPMLFVSTTYEGAGPETVEKSVTRVLEGVLTNLSGLKKMTSTSSEGSSRIELEFDYGTNLDTAVNDIRDKLDRVKNSLPDDASTPQIFRFDPNSMPIMRIAVRGNRSAEQLKAYAEDYIQPRLEQVNGVAQANVQGGRDKIIKVELSQNRLDAYGLTVTGVASVLATQNVELGGGSITEAVSYTHL